ctcatacatgtcctgcaccactctaacatacttctctgccactccagacgtcctcatacaataccacagctcctgtctcggcaccctgtcatacgctttttctaaatctacgaagacacaatgcaactccctatgaccctctctgtacttctccatcagcatcctcaaagcaaatactgcatctgttggactctttctaggcatgaaaccatattgctgctctcaaatgttcacctctgcccttagccgagcttccactactctttcccacaacttcattgtgtgactcatcagctttattcctctgtagttgccacagctctgcacatctcccttgttcttaaaaattggcaccagtacacttctcctccagtcctcagcatcctctcactctccaagatcttgttaaacaaactagtcagaaactctactgccacctctcctagacacttccatacctccacaggtttgtcatcaggaccaactgcctttccactcttcatcctcttcaacatcctcctcacttcactcttactaatctttgctacttcctgctccacaccattcacctcttctactcttcgttccctttcattttcctcattcatcaactctttaaagttatccttccatcttcccatcacactcctggaccctgtcaatacatttccatctttatctttaatcacactaacctgctgcacatccttcccatctctccctctttagtgtccaacctaacatacaagtcctcatatgctctttgtttgccctttgccacctctaccttcaccacgctgcatctccctgtactactgtctactctcttcagtcctctcagtgtcccacttcttcttagctaacctctttctctgtatacactcctgaacaatctcagtatttttataaaaacgtGTTTAACATCAACCTCCAATAATTCCTCCAATGCTCCTGCTCCATTTTGTACTGTTGGAAAATTGACgatatttttgccttttaagATGAATGatgccacatttttttaataaaaatgtattcactaccttttctctgcagagaacTCTTCCCATACTCCAGATACATGTTTAACCACTGAATGCAGTCACCGGTGAGGAACTTTATGTTGTAGTTTAATAAGGCGTTGTGTTGATCCCACATGGGTTTGAAGGTGACAGCCTGTTCTGTGTAAACCCATCTCTGGTTCTTCAGGTCCAATAATATGAAGGTTTCTCCATCATAACCGTACTGCTGATATCCACCAACTTCTCCAGTTTTATCGTCCCGTTCACAGCTGGATATCTCCTGGAAAAAATGAACACCTGAGACAGAGACGGCAGCCAGCTGTTATCAGATACAGAGATACAACGTAAGGTTAGATTACATgacattaaaaatgataaatgcttaTTGCATTGTTTCTAGAAATAGGCTTTGCTGCAATGTTTGTGGcataaacagtgtgtgtgtgtgtgtgcacatagaCTCTGTCTGTTAGGTACGGGATGGCAGTGTGGCTGCAGAATATAGCCACATTCACACTATATTCTAAGCACCAAGGTGTAGAAAACTCCAGCAGATGTGATTTGTACTTTCCAGTGTGTATAAGGAAGTATATACTTTGAAGTTACTTCAAATGAGGCTACATGTATTTAGAtggatatataaatataaggCTTCTCATAGTGTATCATGGTGTATCATCTACAAATATTCTTATCAATAAATATTAGCAAgttaaaaagaattaaagtaGACATACCTCCAGTTTGGTTAAAGTGCTGTTGTATTTTCTCAGTAATTGCTTTTGAGAACTGATAGGTGGCAATGCATCTATTTGTGTGCCAATCCACATTCTCAGGTTTGtcttcattcagttttttcacCCAGTCCTGTCTGGGTTCTGCCCTCTTGCTGATGCTATCACAGTGACCCACCTGAACTCCATCAAATGCTAAAACCGCGTCAAACTCTGGGAATGTTTGGAGTCCAGACGAAGTAGTGTGGAAATATGTCAGGGAGTGTTTCACTGTGGGATAAACCGACGTTTTCAggttaaagaaaacagtgaaaataatattttaatgcagTTGTCAATTCTATGAGCACAAAAGTTTTAATTCTTGTTTAATTGCTTCATAggccaaagaaaaacattgtagaTTATTGCTGACTGCTGTATGAACTTTTTAACACCACatatgtgaacattttgtgGATGGTTAATTTTATAAGGGTATTGACGCTAACAGGGCATTTTCTTAGTCATTAGCTATCAGGCTACATGGTAAAGCCCCTGAGCCCCCTAATGCTGACTTCATCCCTCCGCACATTATCTGTTAGCATTTATACTGATCAGGGTCACAGGAGGCCTGGAGCCCATTGGTCCAGAGGTGGagtaaaccctggacaggtctccagtctatctcagggcagcacagacacagagaaaggctgcagcagGATGTTATCACACCGTTTCATTTCTATTGTCACCATCACAGATATGGACCAGTAGGGAAACGCTCTCCACACTCGCAGGCTCAGTAGCCAAGTATCATGTTATATCATGTGGCACAATGTCATTTGGTTTAGGCACAAACAAAGCATGCTGGGAAAaattaatgcaaagaaaaaaacaggacactTAGGGTTAGGAAAGGATTGTGTGGtggtttaaaatacagaaacaacattagctaaagtaacaacactgaacaatgATATTAAACAGGATACAAACTGAAGCCTCATGTCAGAATCCTGTCTTATCACTTTTCAATATGCAAAGTCACAATTCAATCCtcaattcagtttgaattattttatcaaaattAGCCAATTACAAGTTGAATTGTCAATTAAATATGTAGTTTGGTCATGAAATTTCAAACTGGATTATGCAACTGACAATTCAGTATTAAAAGTTGcaattcaatatttatttgaaacattGTGTGACTGTGCAAAGACTCTGTATATCAGTTACACTCAGCTCGTCCGCCTTGTTCTCCAGAGAGATCACGTTTCCAGTAATCACAGATGGGAGATGCGGCCTGAATCTTCTCTCCCTCGCTCGCCTGTTTTCTGTTCCACCCTCCGCCTTTTAATAGCTCTGCGGCCTCTCGCTGTTTTTCTCCTTATTTCGTCGTTTAAAGTCCGAACGAAACTTAAACCCACGGTGCCGGTCTGCTGCAGCCCCATCAGCTGTTCCCGACTGTAACCACATGAGCAGCTCCAGCTCCGGtcacagcttgaagcagaaaaagcaaagagaaaaactcCAACCACACGATCAGAGAGGGGAAGCTTTACACAGCGAACCGGATACTTTACTGTACTAAAATACTACACTGAAATATGACTCAGCTGCGGCTCTGCCCGCGCAGAAAGACCTGCACCTGGTtca
The nucleotide sequence above comes from Channa argus isolate prfri chromosome 1, Channa argus male v1.0, whole genome shotgun sequence. Encoded proteins:
- the LOC137100755 gene encoding major histocompatibility complex class I-related gene protein-like, whose translation is MELIVFPLVFLPVTESVKHSLTYFHTTSSGLQTFPEFDAVLAFDGVQVGHCDSISKRAEPRQDWVKKLNEDKPENVDWHTNRCIATYQFSKAITEKIQQHFNQTGGVHFFQEISSCERDDKTGEVGGYQQYGYDGETFILLDLKNQRWVYTEQAVTFKPMWDQHNALLNYNIKFLTGDCIQWLNMYLEYGKSSLQRKVRPSVSVLQKSPSSPVSCHATGFYPDRATMFWRKDGEELHEDVDHGEILPNHDGTFQMTVDLNIKSVKPEDLRRYDCVFNLSGVDDIVTKLDKAVIRTNWVPPSQVPVGAVVGVVVGLMLLSACITGLFIWWKKKNNGDRWSCFKLS